In the Nothobranchius furzeri strain GRZ-AD chromosome 1, NfurGRZ-RIMD1, whole genome shotgun sequence genome, ACCTTGGACGGGTCCTCGTCAGGctggcctccacctctgcccgcCTTCGCTGTCCCAGCTGCATACAATCAACTAATGAAGACCGATGGTTTAAAGGACTGCAGCTTTCAGTTCTCGTGGAGAGACTCACAGCTTAacaccctgtctttctctcctcggtGTGGATCTTTGTGGACTTATGTTTTCGAATTGGATAAAGAACTTTTATGATTGTGATAATTAGAATAGATAGTTCTTTTCATTTAATCCTCGAATAATTATTAGCTATTTTCGTTTAGTGATCCATGTTTCATCTGCTCTAGTGCTTGAATTTCAGTTCTTTTCAGCCTTAGAGCTCTCTTTAAGTTTTGCTAGTAGTAATAATATTTATCATAGTTATAGCCATCGAGATTTGTTTTAGTTAGCTAGCTCCGGCATGTTTTTTCGTTAGTACCGATATTCTCGTGTTTTCTTCCCTGAGACCGTTTGTCTCAGTTGTTTTGAGTTTTCTCCATCGCCTTCGTTAGTTATATCCGAGTGTAATTGTGTTTTGACATTTTTCCAGTCAAGGACTGAGTAATTGTGTTAGCCCTGtgttaataaaaatacattttatttacactccCCCTTTGTCCGCaccagtttttatgttacccctctTCCACAATGTCTAACAACATCAGGGTTTTTAACATTAACCCTGAAGTTTCCATTGATATTAACTAGGCCCtatcaaaataaaaatgttttaagtctagtcttaaaagtagacaagaagTCTGCCTcaaggactaaagctgggagctgcttaacgacaggagaggagcctgatggctaaaagatctgcctcccatcctatttttagatattctgggaaccaccagtaaacctgcagtctgagggagaagtgctcggttaggaacgtatggaacaatcaggtcactgatgtatgacggagcttgattattaagagctttatatgtgagaaggaggatcttaaaatctattctgaattaaacaggcagccaatgtagggaagctaagacaagagagatatgatctctctttttaattctcatcagaactcctgctgcagcattttggacaagcagaatacttttaactacattctatggacttcctgagagtaatgaattactgtaatccagtcttgatgtaataaatgcatgaactagtttttcagcatcactcctggaaaggatacttctaatcttaacaatattccgaaggtggaaaaaggaaatcctacaaaccaatTTAACgtgagatttgaatgacatgtccttgtcgaagagaccacacacacacacacacacacacacacacacacacacacacacacacacacacacacacacacacacacacaggtgacttTATGACCATGTGTTTTACATGTTTAAAACACTTTATTATGTACACATTTTGAGAAAAGGTTGCAGGAAACACATTTTCATAGATtaacaatattaatataaaaacagGCATTAAACAAGAAatatgactcacacacacacgagtcatgTTTTTATCTGAATTTTGTTACGATAAAAACAGAATTCAATACCAAAAGACAATCTTGAAGAATAGAGGAAACATCAGCTTGAGGAAAATTCCAGAGGAAAAACATGACAATGTGTTTATTTCCAGTCTACACTAAGCAGATCATTTCAgaacattaatataaaaataatattattCTTATTTCTATGCTGAAGGATTGTTGCCTTATTGTTCAGTGTTATTGATCACGGCAGCTGTGAGAGAAGAGCTCCACAATCATCCAGCCTGTccagctcctccaccacctccaccagccgCTCCACCTTCTCTGATGGCAGCACCACCTCTGCGTTGCTTCTGAACTTCTTCCTCAGGCTCTCGTTTGTCAGCGGGTTGCGCCAGTGGCCGTAGAAGGTGTCACAGCGGCCCTTCAGGATGTCTCCTCCAACTAGAGTCACCTGGACTTCTCCGTACATGCGGTTGAAATTGGCAGGGTTGTCCTCAGGATGCTCCATGCGAACACGGCTCAGCAGGAAGTGCAGCTCTGGGCGGCTCATGGCGGGCGGGCTGAAGGACTGCACGGTCACCTCACCGTccagcagagcgctgcaggcgtTAAACTGGAAGGAGTTGCGTGCCTCGTGCTCTGACTCGGGAAAAGGCCTGTTGATGTATTTAGACTGGGGGACTCTGAGCAGGATGTCCTGGACCTGATGTGGGGACACCTGTCCTAGACCATGTCCCACAAGGAGCTCATGGACTGCAGCTGCAGCATCAGCTACCCAGTGCATCCCCAGATGGGCAGGAAAACGCTTAAAAGCCATGTCCTGCTCCTCTAACAGGAACACATGTCCACCATCATCAGGTGACTCTAAAGGCTGAGGAACATAATCTTCATAAAAGGCGCTGAA is a window encoding:
- the LOC139071346 gene encoding cis-aconitate decarboxylase-like — protein: MGSAAACSRLLSLDPSQCSHALAIAASLAGAPMANAATQSKPLHIGNASRLGLEAALLASRGLEASPLVLDAVAGVAGFSAFYEDYVPQPLESPDDGGHVFLLEEQDMAFKRFPAHLGMHWVADAAAAVHELLVGHGLGQVSPHQVQDILLRVPQSKYINRPFPESEHEARNSFQFNACSALLDGEVTVQSFSPPAMSRPELHFLLSRVRMEHPEDNPANFNRMYGEVQVTLVGGDILKGRCDTFYGHWRNPLTNESLRKKFRSNAEVVLPSEKVERLVEVVEELDRLDDCGALLSQLP